The Natrinema salifodinae genome includes a window with the following:
- a CDS encoding CbiX/SirB N-terminal domain-containing protein: MSTPDEPASGSAAFDDEAVLLVGHGSRREKSNEQVRDLAAGLESRLGIPVDAAFLELAEPAIDDAVASLAPVADRVTVVHCSLFAASHVKNDVPLAIDQARAEHDLEIDNGAHLGIHPAILDLLDDRAAAVASELGVDREADDVAVVLCGRGSSDPDANGDVHKLARLLYEGRAFDRVEATFIGVTEPTLEDTLHGLSKHRPDAVVVLPYMLGDGVLTQRVRDRTAEFDEEYPYVDALAGDPLGTDSRLLDVFADRWQEARSGSVEMSCDTCKYKVDLEGYEEDVGGARAMLRALAHQEAHADREDVDDEPHSHDAPEKHVAVCTNRTCAEMGSPAVLERLRQEARDSEHCDARITRSSCLGRCGDGPMVAVYPDGVWYGDVESEDAERIVADHLDRDRIVSDLVDQTL, from the coding sequence ATGAGCACACCCGACGAACCCGCGTCCGGCTCCGCCGCGTTCGACGACGAGGCCGTCCTGCTGGTCGGCCACGGCTCCCGGCGCGAGAAGTCCAACGAACAGGTCCGCGACCTGGCCGCCGGCCTCGAGTCCCGTCTGGGAATCCCGGTCGACGCCGCGTTCCTCGAACTCGCGGAGCCGGCGATCGACGACGCCGTCGCAAGTCTGGCGCCCGTCGCCGACCGGGTGACGGTCGTCCACTGCTCGCTGTTCGCGGCGAGCCACGTCAAGAACGACGTGCCGCTGGCGATCGACCAGGCCCGCGCCGAGCACGACCTCGAGATCGACAACGGCGCGCACCTGGGAATCCACCCCGCGATCCTGGACTTGCTGGACGACCGCGCCGCCGCGGTCGCGTCGGAGCTGGGCGTCGACCGCGAGGCAGACGACGTCGCGGTCGTCCTCTGTGGCCGCGGGTCGAGCGATCCGGACGCCAACGGCGACGTCCACAAGCTCGCCAGGCTGCTCTACGAGGGCCGGGCGTTCGACCGCGTCGAAGCGACCTTCATCGGCGTCACGGAGCCGACGCTCGAGGACACCCTCCACGGGCTCTCGAAGCACCGGCCTGACGCGGTCGTCGTCCTCCCCTACATGCTGGGAGACGGCGTCCTCACCCAGCGGGTCCGCGACCGGACGGCGGAGTTCGACGAGGAGTACCCCTACGTCGACGCGCTGGCCGGGGATCCGCTCGGGACCGACTCGCGGCTGCTGGACGTCTTCGCCGACCGCTGGCAGGAGGCCAGGTCCGGAAGCGTCGAGATGTCCTGTGACACGTGCAAGTACAAGGTCGATCTCGAGGGCTACGAGGAGGACGTCGGCGGCGCTCGCGCGATGTTACGGGCGCTGGCCCATCAGGAGGCCCACGCCGACCGCGAGGACGTCGACGACGAACCCCACAGCCACGACGCGCCGGAGAAACACGTCGCGGTCTGTACCAACCGGACCTGCGCCGAGATGGGGTCGCCGGCGGTGCTCGAGCGACTCCGACAGGAAGCCCGCGACTCCGAGCACTGCGACGCCCGCATCACCCGCTCGTCGTGTCTCGGCCGCTGCGGCGACGGGCCGATGGTCGCCGTCTACCCGGACGGGGTCTGGTACGGCGACGTCGAAAGCGAGGACGCCGAACGGATCGTCGCCGACCACCTCGATCGGGATCGCATCGTCAGCGACCTCGTCGATCAGACGCTGTAG
- a CDS encoding DUF3209 family protein, protein MSCYEIEALRLGLMNVLGVGDQHAREHAEKELEGNLEGPIEGLANAESVAEIERHLDAALVDLEEEVAAMAADDPEYDYTRGRLLAVRDAERAVQRLQTQGESIVDGLGDAHDTLHETFPVEE, encoded by the coding sequence ATGAGCTGCTACGAAATCGAAGCACTGCGACTCGGACTGATGAACGTCCTCGGCGTCGGGGACCAGCACGCCCGCGAGCACGCGGAGAAAGAACTCGAAGGGAACCTCGAGGGGCCGATCGAGGGCCTGGCGAACGCCGAGAGCGTAGCGGAAATCGAGCGCCACCTCGACGCCGCCCTCGTCGATCTGGAAGAGGAAGTCGCCGCGATGGCCGCCGACGACCCCGAGTACGACTACACGCGGGGTCGGCTGCTGGCCGTCCGCGACGCCGAGCGCGCCGTCCAGCGGCTGCAAACGCAGGGCGAAAGCATCGTCGACGGCCTCGGGGACGCCCACGACACCCTTCACGAGACCTTCCCGGTCGAGGAGTAA
- a CDS encoding YncE family protein, giving the protein MADTESQTDRETATDGSAEFRRAPLGEIEPARSRHMWTRSAVHATATDGLVVAGQWDGTVTAYDVDVLNGDAPESDSDPDPRWTVDHPDHAVGIASLGAGTGEGDGSIVVAGRGDRGTITAYDAVTGDRRWRYDTADDVGDPVKDTVFYLPYVVALETSVDADGTDRLYAAARRYERDGETRRWDSTVYSFDPDGEVRWRYETDASPIALDLAADGERLAVGYNRCLGDHDVSLVVLDTDTGELTWTWDPGTEGDRRVGDVSFDGETIAVASHGDKRGYLLGSGGAERWRVDLAVETEIDGERLYAYPNHVHAGDGRVAFVTGNTYAVESRETESRHPNEHRIAAFDADGEPLWDDPVRGFVHGLAADGERLVAPCAQNFRVRDPETHAVRWFDLGSGAGGVERVDGIATAASLAGDVVTAVEEPVRYHDDDETRGEYALRVGTLAETSSAAPIERR; this is encoded by the coding sequence ATGGCCGACACCGAGAGCCAGACCGACCGCGAGACCGCGACCGACGGCTCGGCCGAGTTCCGCCGAGCGCCCCTCGGCGAGATCGAACCCGCCCGCAGCCGGCACATGTGGACCAGGTCCGCCGTGCACGCGACCGCGACCGACGGCCTGGTCGTCGCGGGGCAGTGGGACGGGACCGTGACCGCCTACGACGTCGACGTACTCAACGGGGACGCGCCCGAGTCCGACTCCGATCCGGACCCGCGATGGACGGTCGACCATCCGGACCACGCGGTCGGTATCGCGTCGCTCGGAGCTGGCACAGGCGAGGGCGACGGATCGATCGTCGTCGCCGGCCGCGGTGACCGCGGAACGATCACGGCCTACGACGCCGTGACGGGCGACCGGCGCTGGCGCTACGATACCGCCGACGACGTCGGCGACCCCGTCAAGGACACCGTCTTCTACCTGCCCTACGTCGTCGCCCTCGAGACCAGCGTAGACGCCGATGGAACGGATCGGCTCTACGCCGCCGCGCGACGCTACGAGCGCGACGGCGAGACCCGACGCTGGGACAGCACCGTGTATTCGTTCGACCCCGACGGGGAGGTTCGGTGGCGCTACGAAACCGACGCTTCCCCGATCGCGCTCGACCTCGCCGCCGACGGCGAGCGCCTGGCGGTCGGCTACAACCGCTGTCTGGGCGACCACGACGTCAGCCTGGTCGTCCTCGATACCGACACGGGAGAGCTGACGTGGACCTGGGACCCCGGGACCGAGGGCGACCGCCGGGTCGGCGACGTCTCGTTCGACGGGGAGACGATCGCCGTCGCGAGCCACGGCGACAAGCGCGGCTACCTCCTGGGATCGGGCGGCGCCGAGCGCTGGCGTGTCGACCTCGCCGTGGAGACCGAGATCGACGGCGAGCGGTTGTACGCGTATCCGAACCACGTCCACGCGGGCGACGGCCGCGTGGCGTTCGTGACCGGCAACACCTACGCGGTCGAGAGCCGCGAGACCGAGAGTCGCCATCCGAACGAACACCGGATCGCCGCGTTCGACGCTGACGGCGAACCCCTGTGGGACGACCCGGTCCGCGGCTTCGTCCACGGCCTGGCCGCCGACGGCGAGCGGCTCGTGGCCCCCTGCGCCCAGAACTTCCGGGTGCGCGACCCCGAGACCCACGCCGTCCGCTGGTTCGACCTCGGTTCCGGGGCGGGCGGCGTCGAGCGCGTCGACGGCATCGCGACGGCGGCGAGCCTGGCCGGCGACGTCGTCACCGCCGTCGAGGAACCAGTTCGGTATCACGACGACGACGAAACCCGCGGCGAGTACGCGCTCCGAGTCGGCACCCTCGCGGAGACCTCATCGGCAGCACCGATCGAACGTCGCTGA
- the cobJ gene encoding precorrin-3B C(17)-methyltransferase — protein sequence MSTDTNPDADDESTSKCGAPTSDADTEASSSGSKCGGSSSNADDSSGSKCGASSSSSSSSSSKCGASSSSDDDSGSNEKEVGATIEDFDAEPGQLIAVGLGPGHPEGMTERAKDALLEADHIVGYTTYIELIPDEITEQADDIYDTPMCGEVSRTEESIDRALAGNDVAIVGSGDPNVYALAGLALEILESKGATATMVDFEVVPGVPAAQSCAARLGAPLVNDTVSISLSDHLVPMPEIESRLHSVAKENFTITIYNPWSRKRRENFEKACEILLTHRDPDTPVGIVHGAGREDEQVLITDLAELEELGESEIIDMTTTIVVGTEDTYVWDDRMVTPRGYETKYDY from the coding sequence ATGAGTACGGACACTAACCCCGACGCTGACGACGAATCGACTTCGAAGTGCGGCGCACCGACGAGCGACGCCGATACCGAGGCCTCGAGTTCGGGCTCCAAGTGCGGCGGCTCCTCGAGCAACGCCGACGACTCCAGCGGGTCGAAGTGCGGCGCCTCCTCGAGTTCGTCTTCCTCTTCGAGTTCGAAGTGCGGCGCCTCGAGTTCGAGTGACGACGACTCGGGCAGCAACGAGAAAGAGGTCGGCGCGACGATCGAGGACTTCGACGCCGAGCCCGGCCAGCTGATCGCCGTCGGCCTCGGCCCCGGCCACCCCGAAGGGATGACCGAGCGCGCGAAGGACGCGCTGCTCGAGGCCGACCACATCGTCGGCTACACGACCTACATCGAACTCATCCCGGACGAGATCACCGAGCAGGCCGACGACATCTACGACACGCCGATGTGCGGCGAAGTCTCCCGGACCGAGGAGTCGATCGACCGCGCGCTGGCGGGCAACGACGTCGCCATCGTCGGCAGCGGCGATCCCAACGTCTACGCGCTGGCCGGCCTGGCGCTCGAGATCCTCGAGTCGAAGGGCGCGACGGCCACCATGGTCGACTTCGAGGTCGTGCCCGGCGTCCCGGCGGCCCAGTCCTGCGCCGCGCGCCTGGGTGCCCCCCTCGTGAACGACACCGTCTCGATCTCGCTGTCGGACCACCTGGTGCCGATGCCCGAGATCGAGTCGCGGCTGCACTCCGTGGCGAAGGAGAACTTCACGATCACGATCTACAACCCCTGGAGCCGCAAGCGCCGCGAGAACTTCGAGAAGGCCTGCGAGATCCTCCTGACCCACCGCGACCCCGACACGCCGGTCGGCATCGTCCACGGCGCGGGCCGCGAGGACGAACAGGTGCTGATCACCGACCTCGCCGAACTCGAGGAACTCGGCGAGAGCGAGATCATCGACATGACGACGACGATCGTCGTCGGCACCGAGGACACCTACGTCTGGGACGACCGGATGGTCACGCCGCGGGGCTACGAGACGAAGTACGACTACTGA
- a CDS encoding L-lactate MFS transporter: MVRTDADRNRWLIALSAVAIHLSIGSIYAYSVYQNPLRDELGWAISDVSLAFTVAIVFLALSAAFLGGFVERHGPRISGLLAAATFGLGIVGAGVSVQLGSYVGFLLTFGVISGIGIGLGYISPISTLVQWFPDRRGMATGLAVMGFGAGALVTGPIANAIIEAASIPVTFYALGVAYFALMAAGASYLQKPPADWVPEGVDESEIDTDAEKGVSVNTDLEELTASEALRTPRYYLVWLVMFINISAGIMLLSVASPMTQVIAEVDAATAASVVGLIGIFNGGGRIFWATVSDYIGRTTTYGTFFGLQIAAFLLMPQITHLWLFAGLLFLIISVYGGGFACLPAYLGDLFGTRELSAIHGYTLTAWGAAGVAGPMLISEIVERTGSYVMSFYVITGALTVGLFAVGLLYYRIEDVRESTHRAEPEAV; this comes from the coding sequence ATGGTACGAACTGACGCCGACAGGAATCGCTGGCTGATCGCGCTCTCAGCAGTGGCGATCCACCTGTCGATCGGTTCGATTTACGCGTATAGCGTGTATCAGAACCCGTTGCGCGACGAGTTGGGGTGGGCGATCTCGGACGTGTCGCTCGCGTTTACCGTCGCCATCGTCTTCCTCGCGTTGTCAGCGGCGTTTCTCGGCGGCTTCGTCGAGCGACACGGCCCGCGGATATCGGGGCTGCTCGCCGCGGCGACCTTCGGTCTCGGCATCGTCGGCGCGGGGGTCAGCGTCCAACTCGGGAGTTACGTCGGGTTCCTGCTGACCTTCGGCGTGATCAGCGGGATCGGGATCGGGCTGGGATACATCTCCCCGATTTCGACGCTGGTTCAGTGGTTCCCCGACCGGCGGGGGATGGCTACCGGGCTCGCGGTAATGGGTTTTGGTGCCGGCGCGCTCGTAACCGGCCCCATCGCGAACGCCATCATCGAGGCCGCGAGCATCCCGGTCACCTTCTACGCGCTCGGGGTCGCCTACTTCGCCCTGATGGCCGCGGGCGCGAGCTATCTGCAGAAGCCGCCGGCCGACTGGGTCCCAGAGGGTGTCGACGAGAGCGAAATCGACACCGACGCAGAGAAGGGCGTCTCCGTCAACACCGACCTCGAAGAACTGACCGCAAGCGAGGCGCTGCGGACGCCGCGGTACTACCTCGTGTGGCTGGTCATGTTCATCAACATCTCGGCCGGGATCATGCTGCTGTCCGTCGCCTCGCCGATGACACAGGTCATCGCCGAGGTCGACGCGGCGACCGCGGCGTCGGTCGTCGGTCTCATCGGCATCTTCAACGGCGGCGGTCGCATCTTCTGGGCGACCGTCTCCGACTACATCGGGCGGACGACCACGTACGGGACGTTCTTCGGCCTCCAGATCGCCGCCTTCCTGCTGATGCCCCAGATCACCCACCTCTGGCTGTTCGCGGGGCTGCTGTTCCTCATCATCAGCGTTTACGGCGGCGGGTTCGCCTGCTTACCGGCGTATCTGGGCGACCTATTCGGCACGAGGGAACTCAGCGCGATCCACGGCTACACCCTGACGGCCTGGGGCGCCGCCGGCGTCGCGGGACCGATGCTCATCTCTGAGATCGTCGAACGGACCGGCAGCTACGTCATGTCGTTCTACGTCATCACCGGTGCGTTAACCGTCGGGCTGTTCGCCGTGGGCCTGCTGTACTACCGGATCGAGGACGTCCGGGAGTCCACCCACCGGGCCGAGCCGGAGGCGGTCTGA
- a CDS encoding precorrin-3B C(17)-methyltransferase yields the protein MSGRESDAAATDAADATTDGTPDDHGTLYVVGIGPGLPDHMTTKAKRVIESADVVIASSLYQAFLRDDGTIPQEERTDEDGIATREDGTEQEIVRSTMGRQIELARAAFDYVREGKTVAHISGGDPSVYGKSDLIFKMAEEEDATDVPIEIVPGLTAALGGAANVGAPLCNDFCTVSLSDKWRGWDEIEEKLRAAAISDFVIVLYNCWRNYEKAVEIVREERTDDALVAIVNDAGREDAGRNGESQHITTLGEAADHDDKVSGMGTSLIIGNHETETWRNDDRTYLVTPRGGRDVDDF from the coding sequence ATGAGCGGGCGCGAGAGCGACGCCGCGGCCACGGACGCTGCGGATGCGACGACTGACGGCACGCCCGACGATCACGGGACCCTCTACGTCGTCGGCATCGGACCCGGGCTGCCGGATCACATGACCACGAAGGCCAAGCGGGTCATCGAATCCGCCGACGTCGTTATCGCCTCGAGCCTCTACCAGGCGTTCCTGCGCGACGACGGGACGATTCCGCAGGAGGAGCGAACGGACGAGGACGGGATCGCCACCCGCGAGGACGGCACCGAACAGGAGATCGTCCGCTCGACGATGGGGCGACAGATCGAACTCGCCCGCGCGGCGTTCGACTACGTCCGCGAGGGAAAGACGGTTGCCCACATCTCCGGCGGCGACCCCTCCGTGTACGGCAAATCGGACCTCATCTTCAAGATGGCCGAGGAGGAGGACGCGACGGACGTCCCCATCGAGATCGTTCCCGGCCTCACCGCCGCGCTGGGCGGCGCGGCCAACGTCGGCGCGCCGCTTTGCAACGACTTCTGTACCGTCTCGCTGTCGGACAAGTGGCGCGGCTGGGACGAGATCGAGGAGAAGCTTCGCGCGGCCGCGATCAGTGACTTCGTGATCGTCCTCTACAACTGCTGGCGCAACTACGAGAAGGCCGTCGAGATCGTCCGCGAGGAGCGGACCGACGACGCCCTCGTGGCGATCGTCAACGACGCCGGCCGCGAGGACGCCGGCCGGAACGGCGAGAGCCAGCACATTACAACCCTCGGCGAGGCCGCCGACCACGACGACAAGGTCTCCGGGATGGGCACCTCGCTGATCATCGGCAACCACGAAACCGAGACCTGGCGCAACGACGACCGAACGTATCTGGTCACCCCGCGCGGCGGGCGTGACGTCGACGACTTCTGA
- the cbiG gene encoding cobalt-precorrin 5A hydrolase, which produces MSSGTDEDSSHCSTPDSDGEVASEIAIISFERKLDTAEKIKAEIGDRYDAVDIIEYHGDVFEEHWGEYDCFVGLMASGIAMRKTAHLLDDKWDDPAICVVDEELTWAIPITGGHHGANQVAQDLATMGAVPAMTTASEAAGKQGVESKAKAMDAHVVNGDSTVKTNLAVLDENLGPVARLDGPRAVLVSDDVTVLKRNKDDGVVIGTGSVSGADKEAFLAAWRKALDQTEYDVDDVEFVGTATRKEDEDGLLEAAQELDLGVVAFDKETLLDHEGPTPSKSKELIGWPGVSEASAIAGGRERELVLEKISYEDEVTVAIGK; this is translated from the coding sequence ATGAGTTCCGGAACGGACGAGGACAGCAGTCACTGTTCGACGCCGGACAGCGACGGGGAAGTTGCGTCGGAGATCGCGATCATCTCCTTCGAACGCAAACTGGACACTGCCGAGAAGATCAAAGCCGAGATCGGTGACCGCTACGACGCGGTCGACATCATCGAGTACCACGGCGACGTCTTCGAGGAGCACTGGGGCGAGTACGACTGCTTCGTCGGCCTGATGGCCTCCGGGATCGCGATGCGGAAGACGGCCCACCTGCTCGACGACAAGTGGGACGACCCCGCGATCTGTGTCGTCGACGAGGAACTGACCTGGGCCATCCCGATCACCGGCGGCCACCACGGCGCCAATCAGGTCGCCCAGGACTTAGCGACGATGGGCGCCGTCCCGGCGATGACCACCGCCTCGGAGGCCGCGGGCAAGCAGGGCGTCGAATCGAAGGCGAAGGCGATGGACGCCCACGTCGTCAACGGCGACTCGACGGTCAAGACGAATCTGGCCGTCCTCGACGAGAACCTCGGGCCCGTCGCGCGACTCGACGGCCCTCGGGCCGTGCTGGTCAGCGACGACGTGACGGTTCTCAAGCGCAACAAAGACGACGGCGTCGTCATCGGCACCGGCAGCGTCTCCGGCGCGGACAAGGAGGCGTTCCTCGCCGCCTGGCGGAAAGCGCTCGACCAAACGGAGTACGACGTCGACGACGTCGAGTTCGTCGGCACCGCGACGCGGAAGGAAGACGAGGACGGACTACTCGAAGCCGCGCAGGAACTCGACCTCGGCGTCGTCGCTTTCGACAAGGAGACGCTGCTCGATCACGAGGGGCCGACGCCCTCGAAATCCAAGGAACTGATCGGGTGGCCAGGCGTCTCCGAAGCCTCGGCCATCGCGGGCGGGCGCGAACGGGAACTGGTCCTCGAGAAGATCAGCTACGAGGACGAGGTCACGGTGGCGATCGGCAAATGA
- a CDS encoding NADH-ubiquinone oxidoreductase-F iron-sulfur binding region domain-containing protein — MDKRSESTDGELVVRVAGGSRRRRRKQRALDEIRSVAEDVRVVETGPTGIRSHEPLILLTRDGRTAFYPAPVTGRVQSLVETLERGDLPTDNAVAVVEHDTDPTSLPTPDDGPLSVGRRRVLGRCGWIEPASIPDDSAAELASDRPDEARSRVREIGLLGRGRGDWSTDDPVGDEWELARQAAAAGDAESDTDVDAAADDPIVVVNANESDDRNETDRTLLEGAPGEVLDGALAVAELVGAADVVVYCNEADDRARERVHEAAQALSETLADRIGREERPEVVVGPDRYIAGEPTMALEAMEGNDRLEARLRPPSPAEHGLYGRPTVIHTPRTMAQVRQAMLSPEAFDADDADPGTRLVTATGDVDATATVELPTGGSLEDVREAVDVEGQFKMACVGGQFGGFARSLSHSPSAPALEGAGLGTEGVVELLNGDNCVLATAGRRANFAMEENCGRCVTCREGTQELTNMLRDIYDGEYRDATVRELTRVMGETSICRFGRTAIRPAVTGMSEFEREVAAHAEGRCPSGECEAGSVGGGR; from the coding sequence ATGGACAAACGGAGCGAGTCGACCGACGGAGAGCTGGTCGTCCGCGTCGCCGGCGGATCGCGGCGCAGACGACGGAAGCAGCGCGCGCTCGACGAGATTCGCTCGGTGGCCGAGGACGTCCGCGTCGTCGAGACCGGTCCGACCGGAATCCGGAGCCACGAACCGCTCATCCTTTTGACTCGCGACGGCCGGACGGCGTTCTATCCGGCACCCGTCACGGGACGGGTTCAGTCGCTGGTCGAGACCCTAGAGCGCGGCGATCTTCCGACCGACAACGCCGTTGCAGTCGTCGAACACGACACCGACCCGACGTCGCTCCCGACGCCGGACGACGGCCCGCTCTCGGTGGGCCGACGCCGCGTCCTCGGTCGCTGCGGCTGGATCGAGCCCGCATCGATCCCCGACGACTCGGCGGCCGAGCTGGCGAGCGACCGTCCCGACGAGGCCCGGTCGCGCGTCCGAGAGATTGGCCTGCTGGGTCGCGGGCGAGGCGACTGGAGCACCGACGACCCGGTCGGAGACGAATGGGAACTCGCTCGCCAGGCGGCCGCGGCGGGCGACGCCGAGTCCGATACCGACGTCGACGCCGCTGCCGACGATCCGATCGTCGTCGTCAACGCGAACGAGAGCGACGACCGCAACGAGACCGACCGGACGCTTCTGGAGGGCGCGCCAGGCGAGGTGCTCGACGGGGCACTCGCGGTCGCCGAACTGGTCGGGGCCGCGGACGTCGTCGTCTACTGCAACGAGGCCGACGATCGGGCTCGCGAGCGCGTCCACGAGGCCGCCCAGGCCCTCTCGGAAACGCTAGCCGACCGGATCGGCCGGGAGGAACGCCCGGAGGTCGTCGTCGGGCCGGACCGGTACATCGCCGGCGAGCCGACGATGGCTCTCGAGGCGATGGAGGGCAACGACCGCCTCGAGGCCCGCCTTCGGCCCCCCTCGCCGGCCGAACACGGGCTCTACGGCCGGCCGACCGTCATCCACACGCCGCGGACGATGGCCCAGGTCCGCCAGGCGATGCTCTCCCCCGAGGCGTTCGACGCCGACGACGCCGATCCCGGGACGCGCCTGGTCACCGCGACCGGCGACGTCGACGCGACGGCGACCGTGGAACTGCCGACCGGCGGGAGCCTCGAGGACGTTCGCGAGGCGGTCGACGTTGAGGGCCAGTTCAAGATGGCCTGCGTCGGCGGGCAGTTTGGCGGGTTCGCGCGGTCGCTCTCGCACTCTCCGTCGGCGCCCGCGCTCGAGGGGGCCGGCCTCGGGACGGAGGGCGTGGTCGAACTGCTGAACGGAGACAATTGCGTCCTCGCGACGGCCGGGCGCAGGGCGAACTTCGCGATGGAGGAGAACTGCGGTCGCTGCGTCACCTGTCGCGAGGGAACTCAGGAACTCACGAACATGCTCCGAGACATCTACGACGGCGAGTACAGGGACGCGACGGTGCGCGAACTGACCCGCGTGATGGGCGAGACGAGCATCTGCCGGTTCGGCCGCACGGCGATCCGGCCGGCCGTCACGGGGATGAGCGAGTTCGAGCGGGAAGTGGCCGCCCACGCCGAGGGGCGCTGTCCCAGCGGCGAGTGCGAAGCCGGTAGCGTCGGAGGGGGACGATGA
- a CDS encoding ferredoxin → MPRYEVTIEKDACDGIFACLTRDPRFVEGADGLATVDPDADPVYDCEGEVTDNAERVVATFDDDRIDEARQAAAACPTDAIVVREVGE, encoded by the coding sequence ATGCCACGATACGAAGTCACCATCGAGAAAGACGCCTGCGACGGCATCTTCGCCTGTCTGACCCGGGACCCGCGGTTCGTCGAGGGCGCGGACGGCCTGGCGACCGTCGATCCCGACGCGGACCCGGTCTACGACTGTGAGGGAGAAGTCACCGACAACGCGGAGCGAGTCGTCGCGACGTTCGACGACGACCGCATCGACGAGGCTCGCCAGGCCGCCGCGGCCTGCCCGACGGACGCCATCGTCGTCCGGGAGGTGGGCGAATGA